The Blautia hydrogenotrophica DSM 10507 genome window below encodes:
- a CDS encoding ABC transporter ATP-binding protein: protein MNRKLLQSVREYKKESILAPILVALEVLMEVLIPLMMAKIIDVGMVQGDMGYIVKVGLMLVVMAMLALFFGAKAGQLAAVAAAGYAKNLRHDIFYKIQDFSFGNIDHFSTSSLVTRLTTDITNVQMAYMFTIRLLARAPIMIVLSLVMTVTINKEIALLLLITIPVLGGLLIYIAKKAHPHFIEVFNQYDVLNNTVQENVNAARVVKAYVRDDFENQKFGKISTKVFQLFTKAEKIVAFNSPVMQFTMYAVVLIMVYLGGKSIIFGSMQTGELTSVIVYALQILMSLMIVSFVFVMIMIAEASTERIQEVFDEVPEMEDEENAVDTVVSGDIDFEHVDFSYSGKDGNLSLKDVNLHIKSGQIVGIIGGTGSAKSTLVQLIPRLYDVTKGSVKVGGIDVRRYNLKALRDQVSMVLQKNVLFTGSIYDNIRWGDEKASNEEVQRVCRLAQADGFIQEFPAKYNSMIVEGGNNVSGGQKQRLCIARALLKKPKILILDDSTSAVDTKTDALIRQAFREEIPDTTKIIIAQRISSVEDADVIIVMENGEINGIGTSEELLRSNKIYQEVYESQVKGGAENE, encoded by the coding sequence ATGAATAGAAAATTGCTCCAGTCTGTCCGGGAATACAAAAAAGAGTCCATTCTCGCACCGATTTTGGTAGCTCTCGAAGTGCTGATGGAAGTATTAATCCCACTTATGATGGCCAAGATCATTGACGTCGGGATGGTTCAGGGCGACATGGGATATATTGTCAAAGTAGGGCTGATGCTGGTAGTTATGGCCATGCTGGCGTTATTTTTCGGCGCGAAGGCCGGTCAGCTTGCGGCTGTGGCGGCAGCTGGCTATGCGAAAAATCTTAGACACGATATTTTCTACAAGATACAGGATTTTTCCTTTGGAAATATCGATCATTTTTCTACGTCGAGTCTGGTCACAAGACTGACGACAGATATCACGAACGTGCAGATGGCGTATATGTTTACGATTCGTCTGCTAGCTAGAGCGCCAATCATGATTGTACTTTCTCTTGTGATGACAGTGACGATCAATAAAGAAATTGCATTGTTGCTGCTGATTACGATTCCTGTGTTGGGCGGGCTTTTGATCTATATTGCGAAGAAGGCTCATCCGCATTTCATAGAGGTTTTTAACCAGTATGATGTTTTAAACAATACAGTGCAGGAGAATGTCAACGCTGCCCGTGTGGTAAAAGCCTATGTGAGAGATGACTTTGAAAATCAGAAGTTTGGGAAAATTTCTACGAAGGTCTTTCAGCTGTTCACGAAAGCAGAAAAAATTGTGGCGTTTAACTCCCCTGTTATGCAGTTTACCATGTACGCGGTTGTGCTGATTATGGTATATTTGGGCGGAAAGAGCATTATCTTTGGTTCCATGCAGACGGGAGAATTGACTAGCGTGATTGTGTATGCGCTTCAGATTCTCATGTCTTTGATGATTGTATCTTTTGTGTTTGTGATGATTATGATTGCAGAAGCGTCCACGGAGCGTATTCAGGAGGTATTTGACGAAGTGCCAGAGATGGAAGACGAAGAGAATGCAGTGGATACAGTGGTAAGCGGGGACATTGACTTTGAGCATGTGGATTTCAGCTACAGCGGAAAAGATGGAAATCTCTCGTTAAAAGATGTGAACCTGCATATAAAGAGTGGCCAGATTGTGGGTATTATCGGTGGTACAGGAAGTGCGAAGTCTACGCTAGTACAATTGATTCCCAGACTGTATGATGTGACAAAAGGAAGCGTGAAGGTCGGCGGAATTGACGTGCGCAGATATAATCTGAAGGCGCTGCGCGATCAGGTTTCTATGGTACTTCAAAAAAATGTGCTGTTTACGGGCAGTATCTATGATAATATCCGCTGGGGAGACGAGAAGGCCAGCAACGAAGAAGTCCAAAGAGTGTGCCGGCTTGCGCAGGCGGACGGCTTTATTCAGGAATTTCCAGCAAAGTATAATTCTATGATTGTGGAAGGCGGAAATAATGTTTCAGGAGGTCAGAAACAGAGACTATGCATTGCTCGGGCTTTGCTGAAAAAACCAAAGATTTTAATTTTGGATGACTCTACCAGCGCGGTAGATACGAAGACGGATGCGTTGATTCGTCAGGCTTTCCGAGAAGAGATTCCTGACACTACGAAGATTATCATTGCCCAACGAATTTCTTCTGTGGAGGATGCGGATGTGATTATCGTCATGGAAAACGGTGAGATCAATGGTATCGGTACTTCCGAAGAACTGCTAAGAAGCAATAAGATTTATCAGGAAGTATATGAGTCACAGGTGAAAGGAGGCGCTGAGAATGAGTGA
- a CDS encoding ABC transporter ATP-binding protein, which produces MSEQKGASMNRNTIKTAKRLLGYVTSTYKVQFVLVLICILISSIATISVSLSLRYLLDDFIIPLIGQESPNFSELYTALGILGCIFLLGVLATFLYTRLMVVIGQGVLKRVRDEMFEHMQTLPIRYFDQNTNGSIMSLYTNDTDTLRQMISQSIPQVLMSSFTIVVTFIAMLVLSPALTLLAVVMIGIMFLVSRKIGGNSGKYFIRQQLDLAKITGFVEERMNGQRVIKVFNHEQISKEEFDELNESLFVSASRAHTFASMMGPIIGNIGNLQFVLTAILGGFLSIMGIGNITLGVMASYLQFTKSFTQPFMQVAQQFNAIIMALAGAERIFNMMDEESEKDEGYVTLVNAKKNPDGTITETQERTGMWAWKHPHQADGTVTYTELKGDVRFFDMTFGYDEDHMVLHDLSLYAKPGQKLAFVGSTGAGKTTITNLINRFYDVQDGKIRYDGININKIKKADLRRSLGIVLQDTHLFTGTIMENIRYGKLDATEEEVYRAAKLAHADQFIQMLPKGYHTYLSGDGEELSQGQRQLLAIARAAIADPPVLILDEATSSIDTRTESIVQQGMDNLMKGRTVFVIAHRLSTIRNSDAIMVLEHGRIIERGDHEELLAMKGTYYQLYTGKLELS; this is translated from the coding sequence ATGAGTGAGCAAAAAGGAGCTTCCATGAACAGGAATACAATTAAGACTGCGAAACGACTGTTGGGGTACGTGACTAGCACTTACAAGGTTCAGTTTGTCTTGGTTTTGATCTGTATTTTGATCAGCTCCATCGCGACGATCTCTGTTTCTTTGTCGCTGAGATATCTGCTGGATGATTTTATCATTCCACTGATTGGACAGGAGAGCCCAAATTTCTCAGAACTGTACACAGCCCTCGGTATACTGGGATGTATCTTTTTGCTGGGAGTATTGGCGACATTTCTGTATACGCGTCTGATGGTGGTAATTGGCCAGGGCGTACTGAAGCGGGTCCGTGACGAGATGTTTGAACATATGCAGACTCTGCCTATCCGGTATTTTGACCAGAATACCAATGGTTCCATCATGAGTTTGTACACGAATGACACCGATACGCTGAGACAGATGATCAGTCAGTCGATTCCTCAGGTGTTGATGTCATCTTTTACGATTGTGGTCACTTTTATCGCCATGCTGGTTTTGAGTCCAGCATTGACTTTGTTGGCGGTAGTTATGATTGGTATTATGTTTCTGGTATCCAGAAAAATTGGTGGAAACAGTGGAAAATATTTTATCCGGCAGCAGCTGGACCTGGCAAAGATTACAGGCTTTGTGGAGGAAAGGATGAATGGGCAGCGGGTCATCAAAGTATTCAATCATGAGCAAATCTCCAAAGAAGAGTTCGATGAGTTGAATGAGAGTCTGTTCGTCAGTGCATCTAGAGCTCATACGTTTGCCAGTATGATGGGGCCGATCATCGGGAATATTGGAAATCTCCAATTCGTGCTGACTGCGATTCTCGGAGGGTTTCTCTCGATTATGGGAATCGGAAATATTACCTTGGGTGTTATGGCTTCTTATCTGCAGTTTACAAAGAGTTTTACCCAGCCCTTTATGCAGGTGGCTCAGCAGTTTAACGCCATCATCATGGCACTGGCAGGAGCGGAGCGTATTTTCAATATGATGGATGAGGAATCGGAAAAGGATGAGGGGTATGTCACGCTAGTGAATGCCAAGAAGAATCCGGACGGCACGATTACAGAGACCCAGGAACGAACTGGTATGTGGGCGTGGAAACATCCCCACCAGGCGGATGGCACTGTGACCTATACGGAGTTAAAGGGAGACGTAAGATTTTTCGACATGACCTTCGGCTACGATGAAGATCACATGGTTCTTCACGATCTGTCACTGTACGCGAAGCCTGGACAGAAACTGGCTTTTGTGGGCTCCACAGGAGCAGGAAAGACTACAATCACGAACCTAATCAACCGTTTCTACGATGTGCAGGACGGAAAAATCCGGTACGATGGAATTAATATCAATAAGATTAAGAAAGCAGATCTTCGCCGGTCTTTGGGAATCGTGCTTCAAGATACGCATTTGTTTACCGGCACGATTATGGAGAATATCCGATACGGAAAGCTGGACGCCACGGAGGAGGAAGTCTATCGGGCGGCAAAACTGGCGCATGCGGATCAGTTTATTCAGATGCTTCCCAAAGGATATCACACATATCTAAGTGGAGACGGGGAAGAGCTTTCCCAGGGACAGCGTCAGCTTTTGGCGATTGCCAGAGCAGCGATTGCGGATCCTCCGGTGCTGATACTGGATGAGGCTACCTCAAGCATTGATACCAGAACGGAGAGTATTGTTCAGCAGGGGATGGATAATCTGATGAAAGGGCGAACAGTATTTGTGATTGCTCATCGGTTGTCCACGATACGAAACAGTGACGCGATCATGGTACTGGAACATGGAAGAATTATAGAACGAGGGGACCATGAGGAGCTTCTTGCCATGAAGGGTACCTATTACCAGCTATACACTGGAAAATTGGAGCTTTCTTGA
- a CDS encoding TetR/AcrR family transcriptional regulator, with the protein MDEEQQMADMKSYSAEGMRGIVIFMYEHFNEFYLLLDASYGTEFQNFVDEMVDIEVSYTYKYMETIGCESVKSGLVTEDFIHIVTTAYFNGVFEIIRHQLDKDAALRYVDMLGKYHIAGFDTIFSPMKD; encoded by the coding sequence ATGGACGAAGAACAGCAGATGGCCGATATGAAAAGCTACAGCGCCGAGGGTATGAGGGGAATCGTGATTTTTATGTATGAACATTTTAATGAGTTCTACCTTTTGCTGGATGCTTCCTATGGTACAGAATTTCAAAACTTTGTGGACGAGATGGTGGACATCGAAGTGAGCTACACTTACAAATATATGGAGACCATCGGCTGTGAGAGTGTAAAAAGCGGGTTAGTGACTGAAGATTTTATTCATATTGTGACTACTGCTTATTTCAACGGTGTGTTTGAGATCATTCGCCATCAGTTGGATAAAGATGCCGCACTGCGCTATGTGGATATGCTGGGAAAATATCACATAGCCGGTTTTGATACCATTTTTTCACCTATGAAAGATTGA
- a CDS encoding nitroreductase family protein: MELLEAIMLRHSVRAYEDKKIEGPVREKLQQKIEECNRESGLHMQLVLDEPKAFDSFLAHYGKFSGVKNYVAVVGKKSEDLDETCGYYGEKLVLYAQTLGLNTCWVGLTYSKVKDAFVLEDGEKLYCVISIGYGTTQGIPHKSKPFEKVTKTGRDIPDWFREGVKAALLAPTAVNQQKFTFILEDKKVTAKPGMGFYSKMDLGIVKYHFEIGAGTDNFIWK; this comes from the coding sequence ATGGAACTTTTAGAGGCAATTATGCTGAGGCATTCTGTGAGGGCTTATGAAGACAAAAAGATAGAAGGTCCGGTGAGAGAGAAGCTACAGCAAAAGATCGAGGAATGCAATCGGGAAAGTGGACTTCATATGCAGCTTGTCTTGGATGAACCAAAGGCGTTTGACAGTTTTTTAGCCCACTATGGTAAATTTTCAGGTGTAAAAAATTATGTAGCTGTGGTGGGAAAAAAGTCAGAGGATTTAGATGAAACCTGCGGCTACTATGGAGAAAAATTGGTGCTGTACGCGCAGACTTTAGGTCTGAATACCTGTTGGGTAGGGCTGACCTATAGTAAGGTAAAGGATGCTTTTGTCCTAGAAGACGGAGAGAAGCTGTACTGTGTAATTTCTATTGGCTACGGAACGACTCAGGGAATTCCCCATAAGTCGAAACCCTTTGAGAAAGTGACGAAGACGGGACGGGATATTCCAGACTGGTTTCGCGAAGGTGTGAAAGCGGCGCTGCTTGCTCCCACTGCGGTGAATCAACAGAAATTTACCTTTATTTTGGAAGATAAAAAAGTGACTGCAAAGCCGGGGATGGGCTTTTACAGCAAGATGGATTTGGGAATTGTAAAATACCATTTTGAGATAGGGGCAGGAACTGATAATTTTATCTGGAAATGA
- a CDS encoding heavy metal translocating P-type ATPase — MEKLEELLEWGGTKRDVTLLVISGLALVMSIFDFTPFPFDAAWIAIILCGVPIILEAIIGLVTAFDIKADVLVSIALIASVVIGEDFAAGEVAFIMQLGGLLEDLTVAKARAGIERLVHLTPRTARRVLNSKEEMIPAQEVQVGDIIRVLPGETIPVDGVIQSGQTSINQAVMTGESLPVDKGVGDEVCSGTVNQFGTFDMRATKVGEDSSIQRMIRLVQSADAGKAKIVGIADRWATWIVVIALTAAALTWLISGEIIRAVTILVVFCPCALVLATPTAIMAAIGNATKHGFLVREGDALERLAAVSKITFDKTGTLTYGTPRVTAVRSLTEEFSEEIIYAYAAGAELRSEHPLGKAIVRCYRDSQKKKLPKMEEFQMLPGRGVQAVVEGREILAGNRELFEERKIPVSEQVLCEVQSYLKEGCTVIYLGVEARLAGFLALADTLREDACATIDEVKQAKVTPVLLTGDHENAAHHIAGQLHIDEVHANCLPEDKLNWIDSYQRAKKQVCMIGDGINDAPALKKAYVGIAMGGVGSDIAVDAADIALVNDEIRELPHLICLAKRMMVTIKCNLTFSMMLNFVAIVLAITGILNPVVGALVHNAGSVLVIINSAFLLKWRKK, encoded by the coding sequence TTGGAAAAATTAGAGGAACTTTTGGAATGGGGCGGGACAAAGCGTGACGTCACTTTATTAGTGATTTCCGGTCTTGCTCTTGTGATGAGTATTTTTGATTTTACGCCGTTTCCGTTTGATGCGGCCTGGATCGCGATTATCTTGTGTGGTGTGCCTATTATCCTTGAAGCGATTATCGGTCTGGTAACTGCCTTTGATATCAAAGCTGACGTGCTCGTATCCATTGCGTTGATTGCCTCCGTGGTGATTGGGGAGGATTTCGCTGCTGGGGAAGTAGCGTTTATCATGCAGTTGGGTGGATTGCTGGAGGATTTGACAGTGGCAAAAGCCAGAGCAGGAATTGAGAGATTGGTACATCTAACACCTCGGACGGCCAGAAGAGTTTTGAATTCCAAGGAGGAAATGATTCCCGCTCAGGAAGTACAGGTGGGAGATATCATACGAGTACTGCCAGGGGAGACAATTCCGGTGGACGGAGTGATTCAGTCTGGGCAGACATCCATCAATCAGGCGGTTATGACTGGTGAGTCACTGCCAGTGGACAAAGGGGTAGGAGACGAGGTCTGTAGTGGTACAGTCAATCAGTTTGGAACTTTCGATATGAGAGCTACGAAGGTGGGTGAGGACAGCTCTATACAGCGGATGATTCGGCTGGTGCAGTCTGCTGACGCAGGAAAGGCGAAAATCGTAGGAATTGCAGACCGATGGGCTACCTGGATTGTAGTGATCGCGCTGACAGCGGCAGCCCTTACTTGGCTAATCAGCGGTGAAATTATACGGGCAGTGACCATCCTGGTTGTTTTTTGTCCGTGTGCGCTGGTACTGGCTACGCCCACAGCCATCATGGCGGCCATTGGGAACGCCACGAAGCACGGGTTTTTGGTGAGAGAGGGGGATGCCCTGGAAAGACTGGCGGCTGTATCTAAGATCACTTTTGACAAGACAGGAACCTTGACTTATGGAACGCCCCGAGTCACAGCAGTGAGGAGTCTTACGGAAGAGTTTTCTGAGGAGATCATCTATGCTTATGCCGCAGGCGCGGAGTTGAGATCAGAGCATCCTCTGGGGAAAGCGATTGTGCGTTGTTATCGGGATTCTCAGAAGAAAAAGCTGCCGAAGATGGAGGAATTTCAGATGCTGCCGGGCAGAGGTGTACAGGCGGTCGTGGAAGGCAGAGAGATTTTAGCCGGAAACAGAGAACTTTTTGAAGAGAGAAAAATTCCAGTGTCCGAGCAGGTGCTCTGTGAAGTGCAGAGCTATCTGAAAGAAGGTTGTACGGTGATCTATCTAGGAGTGGAAGCGCGTTTGGCTGGATTTCTGGCGTTGGCAGATACTCTGAGAGAGGACGCGTGCGCCACCATCGACGAGGTGAAACAGGCGAAAGTGACTCCGGTGCTGCTGACGGGAGACCATGAGAATGCTGCCCATCATATCGCCGGACAGCTGCATATCGACGAGGTACATGCGAACTGTTTACCGGAGGATAAGCTGAACTGGATTGATTCCTACCAGCGGGCCAAGAAACAGGTCTGCATGATCGGTGATGGAATCAATGACGCGCCTGCTCTGAAGAAGGCTTACGTGGGCATTGCTATGGGCGGAGTCGGCAGTGACATCGCAGTGGATGCAGCGGATATCGCACTGGTCAATGATGAGATCAGGGAGCTTCCCCACCTGATTTGCCTGGCAAAGCGAATGATGGTCACGATCAAGTGCAATCTGACGTTTTCCATGATGCTGAACTTTGTCGCGATTGTGCTAGCGATCACGGGAATTCTGAATCCCGTCGTGGGGGCCTTGGTACATAACGCAGGTTCGGTCCTTGTTATTATAAATTCGGCATTCTTACTGAAATGGAGGAAAAAATAA
- a CDS encoding M18 family aminopeptidase translates to MYKKTSEELLAFLRKSPSCFHAIAQIREALLTCGCTELHEEEKWELQKSHSYFVTRNASSVIAFTIPEHTDTGYRIMASHSDSPTFKIKENPEMAVENKYVKLNVERYGGMLCAPWFDRPLSIAGRVIVKEGENFVTRLVNIDRDLVMIPNLAIHMNREVNDGYKYNAQKDMLPIYGDITAKDTFMETVAKAAGVKKEEILGHDLFLYNRQPGTIWGASEEFLSSGRLDDLQCAFSSLQGFLKGQKKQHISIYCVLDNEEVGSGTKQGAASTFLYDTLMRINASLGLTYEDYLVNLAKSFMISADNAHAIHPNHTDMADPVNRPYLNEGIVIKFNANQKYCTDGVSAAMFKALCQEAGVPYQTFTNRSDILGGSTLGNISNTKVALNTVDIGLPQLAMHSPYETAGVKDTWYLVQAAEKFYC, encoded by the coding sequence ATGTATAAAAAAACTTCAGAAGAACTGTTGGCTTTTCTCAGAAAAAGTCCTAGCTGTTTTCACGCAATCGCACAAATCAGAGAAGCTCTGTTGACCTGCGGCTGCACAGAACTTCATGAAGAGGAAAAATGGGAATTGCAAAAAAGTCATTCTTACTTTGTAACCCGCAACGCATCCTCTGTGATCGCCTTTACAATTCCTGAACACACAGATACCGGCTACCGCATTATGGCCAGCCACAGTGATTCTCCTACTTTCAAAATAAAGGAAAACCCTGAGATGGCAGTGGAAAATAAGTACGTCAAATTGAATGTGGAACGCTACGGGGGAATGTTGTGTGCCCCCTGGTTTGACCGTCCTCTCTCTATTGCAGGCCGCGTCATTGTAAAAGAAGGAGAAAATTTCGTCACTCGTCTGGTGAACATCGACCGTGATCTGGTCATGATTCCGAATCTTGCCATCCATATGAACCGCGAGGTGAACGACGGTTACAAATATAATGCCCAGAAAGACATGCTCCCCATATACGGAGATATCACAGCCAAGGATACCTTCATGGAGACCGTCGCTAAGGCCGCCGGTGTAAAAAAAGAGGAAATTCTCGGCCATGATCTGTTCTTGTACAACCGCCAGCCTGGTACCATCTGGGGAGCTTCAGAGGAGTTCCTCTCCAGCGGAAGGCTGGATGACCTTCAATGCGCTTTCTCATCCCTCCAGGGCTTTTTAAAAGGCCAGAAAAAACAACACATTTCCATCTACTGTGTACTGGACAATGAAGAAGTCGGAAGTGGCACCAAACAGGGAGCGGCATCTACCTTCCTGTACGATACTTTGATGAGAATCAACGCCTCTCTTGGCCTCACCTACGAGGACTATCTGGTAAATCTGGCGAAGAGCTTCATGATCTCTGCGGACAATGCTCATGCCATCCATCCAAATCACACGGATATGGCAGACCCAGTCAACCGTCCTTACCTCAACGAGGGAATCGTAATCAAGTTCAACGCCAACCAAAAATACTGCACAGACGGTGTCTCCGCAGCTATGTTCAAAGCCCTGTGCCAGGAGGCCGGAGTTCCATACCAGACCTTTACCAACCGTTCTGATATCCTCGGTGGCTCCACTCTGGGCAATATTTCCAATACCAAGGTAGCCCTGAACACCGTGGATATTGGTCTTCCGCAGCTGGCCATGCACTCACCCTATGAGACTGCCGGCGTGAAAGACACTTGGTATCTGGTTCAAGCCGCGGAAAAGTTCTACTGTTAA
- a CDS encoding AroM family protein yields MGKIKIGAVTIGQAPRTDITDDIRPMLASNIELSEYGALDPYSYEEACERFAPSGEGAVLVSRMRDGRQVTMSEKAVIPLVQDCIARAEQDGVDATVLLCTGRFPKLIHRKLLILPQSIIHSLVQKLTLGQSIGLFVPDRAQIAQVKEWFHESQIPFVPVIASPYQEAHLMGERAQALNGQNLSCVLLDCMGYGCQMKKDIQQACGLPVILPRTFIARLLNEMFEQ; encoded by the coding sequence ATGGGTAAGATAAAAATTGGTGCTGTTACCATCGGACAAGCGCCCAGAACTGATATTACAGATGATATTCGTCCGATGCTTGCTTCAAATATTGAGCTGAGTGAATATGGTGCTCTAGACCCATATTCCTACGAAGAAGCCTGTGAAAGATTCGCTCCGAGCGGTGAGGGAGCTGTTCTGGTCTCTCGAATGCGGGATGGACGTCAGGTAACTATGTCCGAAAAAGCAGTAATTCCGCTGGTTCAAGACTGTATTGCACGTGCAGAACAAGACGGAGTGGATGCCACAGTATTGCTGTGTACCGGAAGATTTCCAAAACTGATTCACAGAAAGCTTCTGATACTACCTCAGTCCATCATCCATTCTCTGGTCCAAAAATTAACTCTCGGCCAGTCTATTGGTCTGTTTGTCCCTGATCGTGCTCAGATTGCCCAGGTAAAAGAATGGTTCCATGAAAGCCAAATCCCCTTTGTCCCTGTGATTGCCTCTCCTTACCAGGAAGCTCACCTGATGGGAGAACGCGCGCAAGCCCTAAATGGTCAGAACTTGTCCTGTGTTCTCTTAGACTGTATGGGATACGGCTGTCAGATGAAAAAGGATATTCAACAGGCTTGCGGTCTTCCTGTGATTTTGCCCAGAACTTTTATCGCTCGTCTGTTAAATGAAATGTTTGAACAGTAA
- a CDS encoding DUF1177 domain-containing protein: MVLKQILEIFELMDKPQANGKEITELLKQRGATEVSVKTVTGELGDTDCIKILIAGSEGKTNGGSAPTLGIIGRLGGIGARPSLTGFVSDGDGALAAVAAGLKLSEMHANGDILKGDVIISTHICPDAPTQDHKPVPFMNSPIDMATCNSKDVDERMDAILAIDTTKGNKVINVNGFAISPTVKEGYILKTSADLLDIMTRVTGKLPAVFPLAQQDITPYGNNVYHLNSILQPATATSSPVVGVAITTEQPVAGCATGASHPLDVESAARFAIEVAKVFGEGQCSFYDEEEYQYLLKLYGDLKRFQTFGNMDK, from the coding sequence ATGGTATTAAAACAAATCTTAGAAATCTTTGAATTAATGGATAAGCCTCAGGCAAACGGAAAAGAAATCACTGAGCTTTTAAAACAAAGAGGAGCTACGGAAGTCTCTGTGAAGACTGTCACAGGAGAACTCGGCGACACCGATTGCATCAAAATTCTGATTGCGGGTTCTGAAGGAAAAACGAATGGTGGTTCCGCTCCCACACTGGGAATTATCGGTAGACTCGGAGGTATTGGCGCCCGCCCGTCTCTGACTGGTTTTGTCTCTGATGGCGATGGAGCTCTGGCCGCAGTGGCCGCCGGTTTAAAGCTGTCTGAAATGCACGCCAACGGAGACATTTTAAAAGGCGATGTCATCATTTCCACCCACATCTGCCCGGACGCTCCCACCCAGGACCACAAACCTGTTCCTTTTATGAATTCACCAATTGATATGGCCACCTGTAATTCCAAAGATGTGGACGAGAGAATGGATGCCATCCTGGCCATCGACACCACAAAAGGTAACAAGGTCATCAATGTAAATGGCTTCGCCATCTCTCCCACAGTAAAGGAAGGTTATATTCTGAAAACTAGTGCTGATCTTTTGGATATCATGACTAGAGTCACCGGAAAGCTCCCAGCAGTTTTCCCGCTTGCACAGCAGGATATCACTCCGTATGGAAATAACGTATACCATTTGAACAGCATCCTACAGCCTGCGACTGCCACCAGTTCTCCCGTTGTCGGAGTCGCTATCACAACAGAGCAGCCCGTAGCAGGATGTGCCACCGGCGCCAGCCATCCTTTGGATGTAGAATCCGCGGCTCGTTTCGCCATTGAGGTGGCCAAAGTATTCGGAGAAGGCCAGTGTTCCTTCTACGATGAGGAGGAATATCAATATCTGTTGAAACTCTACGGAGATTTGAAGAGATTTCAAACTTTCGGAAATATGGACAAATAA